The proteins below come from a single Mya arenaria isolate MELC-2E11 chromosome 8, ASM2691426v1 genomic window:
- the LOC128243666 gene encoding uncharacterized protein LOC128243666, with translation MEDPSMTKFTEQPQVKAPQFKDLLEKLKAKEQPEEEGRDVDYTSLSPNPVPSTETNIYNGRNTIAQRDLAYVEKHLNSCRTIISNLKGLLDGQSAQSQPIAPAWRWPRSAG, from the exons ATGGAAGACCCGTCGATGACAAAATTCACCGAGCAGCCACAAGTTAAGGCACCGCAGTTCAAGGACTTGCTGGAGAAGTTGAAAGCCAAAGAACAGCCAGAAGAGGAGGGACGGGACGTTGACTACACGAGTTTGAGTCCCAACCCTGTACCGAGTACTGAGACGAATATATACAACGGGCGCAATACGATAGCTCAGAGGGATCTGGCTTATGTTgagaaacatttaaacag TTGCAGAACGATAATCTCTAATTTGAAGGGTCTGCTTGATGGACAGTCAGCTCAGTCCCAGCCCATAGCGCCGGCATGGAG